gCCGTGCCTGGGAGCTCCAACGGTAGGAACCTCAAACGCCCCCTAAATTCAGTTCTAATAAATATACAATGGAGCTCTATTAAAGAAATGTAACTAATGtattgaaaattattaatgGGGCAGGCGGTTACGTTTGTGGAGTGTAACAACTTGAGAGTAAGTAACATTAGGTTGGAAAACGCACAGCAAATGCATTTGACGTTTCAAGACTGCCATAACGTGAAGGCTTTGCATCTTATGCTCACATCTCCGGGCGACAGTCCTAACACCGATGGCATTCACGTTAGCGGAACTCGCAATATCTTAATTCAAGACTCTATCATCCGTACTGGTAATTATTAATGAACCAACTTAATATAAAATGCTGTCTTGACATTCGCATGCAAATTagtgaattaattaaatatggGTTACAAAAGGTCTGAACGTTTGTtctgtttatattttacttattaaacatatattgttGTATCAACACTTAATTGAAGTCAACATTTATTGAAGCTGAGAGAGGATTGTTACTTATTTCAATTCCTACATTAATCTCTCTCACTCTAGAAATATTGTTGTTTATTTGGTGGATAATAAATAgtaatgtgtttgtttttggtgatgaaGGTGATGATTGTATATCGATAGTGAGTGGGTCAGAGAATGTGAGAGCGACAGGCATTACATGCGGGCCGGGTCATGGAATCAGGTCTAACCATCTCTCTCCCTAATTTcacctaatttttttgtttttatcttattttaagcATCATACTATGTGCAACATTCTGTATTATATTTGTTGGAAAACTATCAACTAATCTTTATCAACTTCGATCAGAGAATTGTAAAAATATGcccatcttttattttattttaatgagaaAAGGATATATGATGCATGCTCAAAACCATATGTTGCCTAGAGCTATTAAAATATCTACTAAAACGATAAATGCAAAGTTTTTAAATGGTGTTAAGCGTTCTAGCACAAGCATTTTTATTTGGAAtcactaataattttttttggtgtcttGTTTTTTACATGAAAATAGCATTGGAAGTTTGGGAGCAGATAACTCAGAAGCATATGTTTCAAATGTGGTAGTCAACAAAGCGACTCTTATAGGAACCACTAATGGTGTAAGAATCAAGACTTGGCAGGTAAATTATcaattatcttttgttttataaaaataattattactatgaaaaagaaaagaaaaaatatgagtattattattaatgtatatatcaGGGAGGACGTGGAATGGCAAAGAACATCATATTCCAAAACATCATAATGAAAAACGTTACAAACCCAATAATCATCAACCAGGACTACTGCGATCGTGTTGAATCATGCCCCGAACaggtatgaaacaaaataaagacGAAATTCACATCaaataatataacaaatgtTTTCAACACAACTAGAGTTATAATCAGTAATAATAATACTGAGATGGAACACTTGGCAGAAATCGGCCGTGCAAGTGAGCAATGTGTTGTACAAAAACATACAAGGGACGAGCTCAAGACCGGTAGCTGTGAACTTTGCGTGCAGCAAGAGCATCCCATGTCGAGGAATTTCAATGCAAAACGTTGAATTGGTCGACCAAACCCAACAAGATGTCTCCAAAGCTTCTTGCTCCAATGTGAGGTTGAACACCCTAGGAAACGTTTTTCCTCTTTGCAATTGATCCCCACTATAAAAAACTTAGTATTCACGGATCGATATCAGTCTATTTCTATATGTACTCGAAATTTGGtcttaatttttgtatatatatagtccatGTTTGAAGTAGGTTTTTATGGAGACAATTGATAAAGTGGGATTGTAAGGGTTATACAATTAGGGGATTTGATCTTGGTTAGAAGTGAAACAAAATGTGATTGATTTCTGAAATATTTGACGTTGGTcctaattctaaaaaaaaaatctattaagaAGCAAAGACATAAtgcattttcattcat
The Camelina sativa cultivar DH55 chromosome 15, Cs, whole genome shotgun sequence DNA segment above includes these coding regions:
- the LOC104744991 gene encoding polygalacturonase QRT2-like produces the protein MYEKFIILSAFFLTFLPSCFSSYPFNHRDADPFMSSDVYYETSHLHGHITRSSHTKNHHGYAPRSSPQAFNVNSFGAKANGNDDSQAFTKAWQSACSSTGIVYIVVPNNRKYMLKPANFSGPCESSLIVFKIYGMIEAWENPSDYRERRHWIVFENVDNLRVEGGGRIDGNGHIWWPKSCKINPELPCLGAPTAVTFVECNNLRVSNIRLENAQQMHLTFQDCHNVKALHLMLTSPGDSPNTDGIHVSGTRNILIQDSIIRTGDDCISIVSGSENVRATGITCGPGHGISIGSLGADNSEAYVSNVVVNKATLIGTTNGVRIKTWQGGRGMAKNIIFQNIIMKNVTNPIIINQDYCDRVESCPEQKSAVQVSNVLYKNIQGTSSRPVAVNFACSKSIPCRGISMQNVELVDQTQQDVSKASCSNVRLNTLGNVFPLCN